CCGGTCGTACGGGACCACCGCGCGTCGGCGCGCCCCACCGCCCCCGCTCCCGCCCCCACCACCCCACCCGCAACCACACCCCCCACGACGGCGCGCGACGCGGCGGCCGAGGCACCCGCCGCCACGGCCGCGCCCCGAGTCGCCCGGAGCCGTACGGCGTGGGCGCTGGCCTGCTTCTTCGGCCTCCAGGCCACCGGTGCGTACATCACCATGGGCTGGCTGCCGCAGATCTTCCGTGACGCGGGCGTCCCCGCCGGGACCGCAGGGGTCCTGCTGGCGGTGACCATGGTCATGGGCGTCCCGCTCGCGTTCGTCATCCCGCGCGTCGCCGGACGGATGCGGCAGCAGGGGCCCATCGTGATCACCCTGGGCCTGTCCGGGCTCGCCGGGTACGCGGGGCTGCTCACCGCGCCCGCCGAAGGCGCCTGGCTGTGGGCGGTCCTGCTCGGCGTCTCGAACTGCGCCTTCCCGCTCGCGCTGACCATGATCGGCATGCGGGCCAGGACGGGCGCCGGCGTCGTACGGCTGTCGGCGTTCGCGCAGTGTGCCGGGTACCTCCTGTCGGTCCCCGGACCGATCCTCGTGGGCGCCCTGTACCAGCACAGCGGCGGCTGGACAGCGCCGCTCGTCCTGATGGCGGGCCTGATGGTGCCGCAGATGGCGGCCGGTGTGCTGGCCGGACGGGACCGCACCGTCGAGGACGGCGACTGAGGGTGCGAGACTGGTGCCATGCCTGTGCTCGACCCGAACCCCCAGAACGGCCAGAAGAAGCTGCTCGCCGTCTTCGGCGCCATGCTCGCGATCGGCGTGGTGATCGGCATCGTCGCCACCATCGCCTCACCGTGACCCCACCGCACCCGGCCCGGCCGCCCCGCGTCTGACGCGACCCGGCCACCGGCCCCGGACGCCGGGGGTGGGGCTGTACCCCCGTCCCCTAGGGGACGGGGATCAGGGTCGGATGGGGGAAGAACCGGATGGGCCCGCCGCCGGACAGTCCGTAGCGTGAAACCACCACGGACCCGCGATCACGACGGAGGCGGCCATGCCGGCCCGTACGCCCACCCGACCCCGCGCCACCGCGCCCGCCGCAGCCACCGCCCCCGCGCGCGCCGGGGCCGTCGCCACCGCGCCCGCCGCTTCCACCGCGGCCGTCGGCGCGGACGCCCGGCTGCCCTGGTGGGCGATAGCCCTCCCCGCCGCCGCCTTCACGGCGCTGTTCCTCCTCCTCCCGGCCCCCGGACACCCCCGCGCGACGGACGGCGAGCCCGCCGTGGGCCGGTTCCTCGAACACGTCCGGCACACCATCGCCTCGTAGGGCCCCGTCCGCCGCCACACGCGCGGGCGCGGGTCCCGGCTCGCACGCCGCTCACAGCCGGGGAGCACCAAGGTGCGGCGCCACGAGGGCATCACCACCTTGCCCGTGAGCGCGGCGTCGTCAGCCAGAGCGGGAGCCGGCCGATCAGCCGGTCGGCGTTCCGTCACGGCGGGCGGAGGGGAGGCCGCGGCCGCGGCGTACAGCCCGACCACCGCGAACCCGACGCGCACCCGGACCCGGCGACGGAGGCCGACCGGCAGGCGCCCCGGCCCGACCCGAACACCCGCCCCGGCCCGGTCACCCGCGCAGGGGGAAGGCGTCAACACCCTGCGCCAGAGGGTCCGTTTCGTGCGAAGCTGGGGACATGAGCGTCGATACACCTCGCAGGATCGTGCTACTCCGGCATGCGAAGGCCGACTGGTCCCAGGACGCGGACCACGAGCGTCCGCTCGCCGACCGGGGCCGCCAGGAGGCGCCCCTCGCCGGGCGTCGGCTCGCGAGCGCCGGCATCACCCCCGACCTGACCCTGTGCTCGACCGCCGTGCGCACCCGCGAGACGTGGAAGCTGGTGGTCCACGAGCTGCCCCAGCGACCCAGGACCGTCTACGACGAGCGGGTCTACGAAGCCTCCCTCGGCGACCTGATCGCCCTGCTCAACGAGACACCCGAGGACGTGGACGACCTCCTCGTCGTCGGGCACAACCCCGGCATCCACGCCCTCGCCGACGCCCTCGCCGGAGACGCCGAGGGGGACATCCTGCCCCGGATGAACCGCAGCGGCTTCCCGACCTCCGCCTTCGCCGTCCTCACGTTCAGCGGCGAGTGGAAGACCTTGGAGCACGGCGTCGCCAGGCTGGTCGACTTCTGGGCGCCCCACGCGTGACCCCGGCGTGACCCCGCCCCGCCCGGCGGGGAGACGGCGACGGCCCGGACACCCACGAGGTGCCCGGGCCGTCGTACGTTGCCCGTCGCGTACGTCCCCGTCCGCGCGGGGCCGCGCTCGCCGCTCCGTCAGGAGGGCTCGGCGACGTCCGCCGCCTCGACCTCCTCGCGCGTGATGCCGAGCAGGTACAGCACGGTGTCGAGGAACGGCACGTTGACGGCCGTGTCCGCGGCCCGCCGCACCACCGGCTTGGCGTTGAACGCCACACCCAGGCCCGCCGCGTTCAGCATGTCCAGGTCGTTCGCGCCGTCACCGATCGCCACCGTCTGAGCCAGCGGCACTCCCGCCTCCGCCGCGAACCGGCGCAGCAGCCGCGCCTTGCCGGCCCGGTCCACGACCTCCCCGGTCACCCGGCCGGTCAGCTTCCCGTCCACGATCTCCAGCGTGTTGGCGGAGGCGAAGTCCAGCCCCAGCCGCACCTTCAGGTCGTCCGTGACCTGCGTGAACCCGCCGGACACCACCCCGACCTGGTAGCCGAGGCGCTTCAGCGTACGGATCAGGGTGCGGGCGCCGGGCGTCAGCCGCACCTCGGAGCGCACCTTGTCCACCACCGACTCGTCCAGGCCCTCCAACAGCGCCACCCGCGCGTGCAGCGACTGCTCGAAGTCCAGCTCGCCCCGCATCGCCGACGCCGTGATCTCCGCGACCTTGTCCTCGCACCCGGCGTGCGCGGCGAACAGCTCGATGACCTCGTCCTGGATCAGCGTCGAGTCCACGTCCATGACCACCAGCCGCTGCGCCCTCCGGTGCAGCCCGGCCGACACGACGGCGACGTCCACGCCCAGCTCGTGGCCCTCGGTGGCGAGCGCCGTCCGCAGCGGCTCGGTCTCCACCCCTGACACGGCGAACTCCACCGCCGTCACCGGGTACTTGGCCAGCCGGAAGATACGGTCGATGTTCCCGCCGGTGCGGGTGATGGTGGCCGCTATGGCCGCGGAGTTCTCCGCGGTCAGCGGGTTGCCCAGGACCGTCACATGGGAACGGCCGTGACCGCGGGGGCGGTTGTCGCCCGTACCGGAGATGATCTCCGCCTGGAGCTTCAGCGACTCGGCCCAGCTGTGGACGGTGGCCCGCAGTTCGCCCTCCGTGCTGACGGCCGGCTCGGTGACGAGCGCGCACAGGACGATACGGCCGCGGGTGACGACCTGCTCGATGTCCACGACATCGACGGAGAACGCGGCGAGGGTGTCGAACAGCCCGGCGGTGATCCCGGGGCGGTCCTTCCCGAAGATCTTCACGAGAAGGGTGGGAACGTCTGAGGTCTGTGATGCGCTCATGGTCCCTCCACCGTATCCGCACCGCCGTGAGCCCACCGCCCCTGTCCCGCCCTGCGGACATCCGGCCCGGCACCGGGCACCCGACACCCCGGACGTCAGGGGCCCGTCGCGGCTACGGGGCTTACGCCCGAGGTGGAATCATGTCTTCACACCGCCCGACTTTCGGATCGGGGACCCGGCCTGAAATAGTTCCACCTCGATGTTCGCCATCCCTAGACTCCCAGCGACGGGGGTACCTCGGGGGACAACTACGTGGGGCATGGAGTGCCGGAACTCGTACTGGAACTGAACGGAAGGACCTGGACCCTCGATCCGTCCAGGTCGTACACCCTCGGGCGCGACCCGCAGGGTGACGTGGTGATCGACGACGCGAGGGTCTCGTGGCGGCACGCCACGGTGAGCTGGGGCGGCAGGAGTTGGGTCATCGAAGACCACGGCTCCACCAACGGCACCTATGTGCAGGGCCAGCGCATCCACCAGATGGAAATCGGACCAGGTGCCGCCGTGCACCTGGGCAACGCCACCGACGGCCCGCGGCTGGACTTCACCGGTGCCGCCGCGCCCGCAGCCAGCGCCGCACCGGCCGGCGCGTACAACGCCCAGGCGCCGCAGGCACAGCAGCCCTGGCCCGGCCAGCAGCCGCCCGCGGCCCAGGCCCCGCAGCAGCCGCAGCAGTACCACCAGCCGCAGCCGCACCAGCCGCAACAGCACCACCAGCCGCCGCAGCAGTCCCACCAGCAGCAGCCCGCCTGGCAGCAGCAGAACCCGCAGCGGAACCAGCAGCCGGTCCCGCCGCAGCAGCAGATCCCGCACCAGCAGGGCGCCGCCGCACCCCACCAGGCGCCCGGCGCCCCGGGGCACGGCACGGACCGCAGCCCCACCACCTTCCACCAGCTGGCCCTCGGCCGCGTCATGCGCATCGGCCGCGCGCTCGAGAACGAACTGGTCGTCTCCGACCTCCAGGTCTCGCGCCACCACGCGGAGTTCACGGCGCACCCCGACGGCCGCTTCGAACTGCGCGACCTCGGCTCGCACAACGGCACGTACGTCAACGGCCAGCCGATCGCCAAGTCCGGCACCGTCCTCATCGGCCCGAACGACATCGTCGGTGTCGGCCACTCGACGTTCCGCATCGTCGGCGACCGCCTGGAGGAGTTCGTCGACACCGGCGAGGTCTCCTTCTCGGCCCGCCACCTCACGGTCACCGTCGACGGCGGCAAGCAGATCCTGAAGGACGTCTCCTTCGGCGTACCCGAGAAGTCGCTGATCGGCGTCATCGGCCCGTCCGGCTCCGGCAAGTCCACGCTCCTCAAGGCGCTCACCGGCTACCGGCCCGCCGACCAGGGCGACGTCCTCTACGACAACCGCAGCCTCTACAAGCAGTTCGCCGAGCTGCGCCAGCGCATCGGCCTCGTGCCGCAGGACGACATCCTCCACAAGGAGCTGACCGTCCAGAAGGCGCTGCGGTACGCGGCCAAGCTCCGCTTCCCCGGCGACACGGCCGAGGCCGAGCGCGAGGCCCGCATCGACGAGGTGCTGCGCGAGCTGAAGCTCGACATCCACAAGGAGAAGAAGGTCACCTCCCTCTCCGGTGGCCAGCGCAAGCGCGTCTCCGTCGCCCTGGAGCTGCTGACCAAGCCGTCCCTGATCTTCCTGGACGAGCCGACCTCCGGCCTCGACCCGGGCATGGACCGCGACGTCATGCAGCTGCTGCGCGGCCTCGCCGACGACGGCCGCACCGTCCTCGTCGTCACCCACTCCGTCGCCGAGCTCGGGCTCTGCGACAAGCTGCTGGTGATGGCGCCCGGCGGCTCCGTGGCCTACTTCGGCCCGCCGGAGGAGGCGCTGAACTTCTTCGGGTACGAGTCGTGGGCGGACGTCTTCTCCGCGTTCGAGAACTACCGCGACTACGACTGGGCCGGCCGCTGGAAGGGCTCCCAGCACTACCAGCTGTACGCGGCGGACATCGACGCCGTCGCCGCCCAGCCGGTCCAGATGCCGGTGCAGTCCGCCGCCAGGCCGCCCAAGCCGCAGAGCTGGGGCGCCCAGCTGTGGACCCTGATCCGCCGGTACGTCTCCGTGATCGCCTCCGACCGGGGCTTCCTCGCCCTGATGGTCATCCTCCCGGCGGTCCTCGGCGCGGTCTCCGTGGTCATCCCGGCCGACTTCGGCCTGGCCC
This genomic window from Streptomyces thermolilacinus SPC6 contains:
- the serB gene encoding phosphoserine phosphatase SerB yields the protein MSASQTSDVPTLLVKIFGKDRPGITAGLFDTLAAFSVDVVDIEQVVTRGRIVLCALVTEPAVSTEGELRATVHSWAESLKLQAEIISGTGDNRPRGHGRSHVTVLGNPLTAENSAAIAATITRTGGNIDRIFRLAKYPVTAVEFAVSGVETEPLRTALATEGHELGVDVAVVSAGLHRRAQRLVVMDVDSTLIQDEVIELFAAHAGCEDKVAEITASAMRGELDFEQSLHARVALLEGLDESVVDKVRSEVRLTPGARTLIRTLKRLGYQVGVVSGGFTQVTDDLKVRLGLDFASANTLEIVDGKLTGRVTGEVVDRAGKARLLRRFAAEAGVPLAQTVAIGDGANDLDMLNAAGLGVAFNAKPVVRRAADTAVNVPFLDTVLYLLGITREEVEAADVAEPS
- a CDS encoding ABC transporter ATP-binding protein/permease, translated to MPELVLELNGRTWTLDPSRSYTLGRDPQGDVVIDDARVSWRHATVSWGGRSWVIEDHGSTNGTYVQGQRIHQMEIGPGAAVHLGNATDGPRLDFTGAAAPAASAAPAGAYNAQAPQAQQPWPGQQPPAAQAPQQPQQYHQPQPHQPQQHHQPPQQSHQQQPAWQQQNPQRNQQPVPPQQQIPHQQGAAAPHQAPGAPGHGTDRSPTTFHQLALGRVMRIGRALENELVVSDLQVSRHHAEFTAHPDGRFELRDLGSHNGTYVNGQPIAKSGTVLIGPNDIVGVGHSTFRIVGDRLEEFVDTGEVSFSARHLTVTVDGGKQILKDVSFGVPEKSLIGVIGPSGSGKSTLLKALTGYRPADQGDVLYDNRSLYKQFAELRQRIGLVPQDDILHKELTVQKALRYAAKLRFPGDTAEAEREARIDEVLRELKLDIHKEKKVTSLSGGQRKRVSVALELLTKPSLIFLDEPTSGLDPGMDRDVMQLLRGLADDGRTVLVVTHSVAELGLCDKLLVMAPGGSVAYFGPPEEALNFFGYESWADVFSAFENYRDYDWAGRWKGSQHYQLYAADIDAVAAQPVQMPVQSAARPPKPQSWGAQLWTLIRRYVSVIASDRGFLALMVILPAVLGAVSVVIPADFGLAPPKPPSRFNGDAGTIMLILAVGMCFSGAANSVRELIKERVIYERERATGLSRSAYLMSKVIVLGVITAFQGVIICAIGFTPRELPAEGLIMPPAVELCVVVIALGLTSMMVGLVISALVKTAEKTMPLLVMFAIVQVVFTGILFKVYGSPGLEQFAWLMPSRWAIAGAGSTLDLAHLMPPWDHKNPTDLDPLWESTAGQWGMNVSVLLVMALVLGIVVARLLRRHEPEVMRK
- a CDS encoding CynX/NimT family MFS transporter yields the protein MSDEPHAPTHTPVRTTPRPAEPATAQATATGAAPAPEPSSVWLPRLLVVGLVLAALNLRPAITSLGALLEEVRTGLHMSGGVAGLLTSVPPLCFAVFGVAAPRLARRFGPAAVVCAGMAAIAAGVLVRPFAGGTPGFLAASALALMGIALSNVLMPVIVKRYFPDRVGTMTGLYSMALALGTSLAAAVTVPLTAALGGGWQTGLAVWAALAALAVLSWIPVVRDHRASARPTAPAPAPTTPPATTPPTTARDAAAEAPAATAAPRVARSRTAWALACFFGLQATGAYITMGWLPQIFRDAGVPAGTAGVLLAVTMVMGVPLAFVIPRVAGRMRQQGPIVITLGLSGLAGYAGLLTAPAEGAWLWAVLLGVSNCAFPLALTMIGMRARTGAGVVRLSAFAQCAGYLLSVPGPILVGALYQHSGGWTAPLVLMAGLMVPQMAAGVLAGRDRTVEDGD
- a CDS encoding SGM_5486 family transporter-associated protein, which gives rise to MPVLDPNPQNGQKKLLAVFGAMLAIGVVIGIVATIASP
- a CDS encoding SixA phosphatase family protein codes for the protein MSVDTPRRIVLLRHAKADWSQDADHERPLADRGRQEAPLAGRRLASAGITPDLTLCSTAVRTRETWKLVVHELPQRPRTVYDERVYEASLGDLIALLNETPEDVDDLLVVGHNPGIHALADALAGDAEGDILPRMNRSGFPTSAFAVLTFSGEWKTLEHGVARLVDFWAPHA